In the Staphylococcus condimenti genome, one interval contains:
- a CDS encoding ParB/RepB/Spo0J family partition protein — MSDNKHEQHAQVEEILLKDIRPNPYQPRKHFEEARLEDLAASINEHGVLQPIILRKTVRGYHIVVGERRFRASQKAGKTHIPAIVKEMTEADMMELAIIENLQREDLNAVEEAESYRKLMDDLQLTQKEVATRLGKSRPYIANMLRLLNLPTDITQYIKEGKLSGAHGRTLLMLKDEKMMKRTAKQAIHEAWSVRCLEKYVSELTSDEKKEKPEKQQTKKPRLIQREERRLKERYGTNVAITTKRNKGQITFEFTSEEEFMRLIEAFNGES, encoded by the coding sequence ATGTCTGATAATAAACATGAGCAGCACGCGCAAGTTGAAGAGATTTTACTAAAAGACATTCGTCCAAATCCCTATCAGCCGCGCAAACATTTTGAAGAAGCAAGATTAGAAGACTTAGCTGCGTCTATCAATGAACATGGCGTATTGCAGCCGATTATCTTACGTAAAACTGTAAGAGGATATCATATTGTAGTAGGCGAACGACGTTTCAGGGCTTCGCAAAAAGCAGGTAAAACACATATTCCAGCGATTGTAAAAGAAATGACAGAAGCAGATATGATGGAACTTGCTATTATTGAGAATTTGCAGCGTGAAGATTTGAATGCAGTGGAAGAAGCGGAAAGTTATCGTAAATTGATGGACGATCTGCAACTGACACAAAAAGAAGTTGCGACACGATTAGGTAAGTCTCGTCCATATATTGCAAACATGCTGCGCTTGTTGAATTTACCAACTGACATTACGCAATACATCAAAGAAGGAAAACTATCAGGTGCACATGGCCGTACTTTATTGATGCTGAAAGATGAAAAGATGATGAAACGGACTGCAAAACAAGCCATTCATGAAGCATGGAGTGTGCGGTGCTTAGAAAAGTACGTGAGTGAATTGACTTCTGATGAGAAGAAAGAAAAACCAGAGAAACAACAGACTAAAAAACCGCGTTTGATTCAACGAGAAGAACGTCGTTTGAAAGAGCGCTATGGTACAAACGTAGCTATTACCACCAAACGTAATAAAGGACAGATTACATTTGAGTTTACTTCAGAAGAAGAATTTATGCGCTTAATAGAAGCTTTCAATGGTGAATCGTAA
- the ychF gene encoding redox-regulated ATPase YchF — protein sequence MALTAGIVGLPNVGKSTLFNAITKAGALAANYPFATIDPNVGIVEVPDSRLQALSDIVNPKKVIPTTFEFTDIAGIVKGASKGEGLGNKFLSHIREVDAICQVVRAFDDDNITHVSGRVDPLDDIEVINMELVLADLESVDKRLPRLEKMARQKDKDAVNEVRILERIKEALEAGDPVRSLEFNEEDAKYVKQAQLLTSKPMIYIANVGEDEINEADNEKVTAIREYADKEGSEVIVISAKIEEEIATLDDEDKEMFLEDLGITEPGLDRLIRSTYDLLGLATYFTAGVQEVRAWTFRKGMTAPQCAGIIHTDFERGFIRAEVTSFKDYVENNGEHGAKEAGKMRLEGKDYIMQDGDVVHFRFNV from the coding sequence ATGGCTTTAACAGCTGGTATCGTGGGCTTGCCGAACGTCGGAAAGTCTACTCTATTTAACGCAATTACAAAAGCAGGTGCGCTTGCTGCAAACTATCCATTCGCTACAATCGACCCTAACGTAGGTATTGTAGAAGTACCGGATTCACGTTTACAAGCATTATCTGATATCGTAAATCCTAAGAAAGTTATCCCAACTACTTTCGAATTTACTGATATTGCAGGTATTGTAAAAGGGGCTTCTAAAGGCGAAGGTCTTGGTAACAAATTCTTATCACATATCCGTGAAGTAGATGCTATTTGTCAGGTAGTTCGTGCATTTGACGATGATAACATTACACACGTTTCTGGTCGTGTAGATCCTTTAGATGATATTGAAGTCATTAATATGGAACTTGTATTAGCGGATTTAGAATCTGTAGATAAACGTTTACCACGTTTAGAAAAAATGGCACGTCAAAAAGATAAAGATGCAGTGAATGAAGTACGTATTTTAGAACGTATCAAAGAAGCTTTAGAGGCCGGGGACCCTGTCCGCAGTCTTGAATTCAATGAAGAAGATGCAAAATATGTGAAACAAGCACAATTATTAACTTCTAAACCGATGATTTATATCGCTAATGTTGGTGAAGATGAAATTAATGAAGCAGACAATGAAAAGGTAACGGCAATTAGAGAATATGCTGATAAAGAAGGTTCTGAAGTCATTGTAATCAGTGCTAAAATTGAAGAAGAAATTGCGACATTAGATGATGAAGATAAAGAAATGTTCTTAGAAGATTTAGGAATTACAGAACCAGGTCTTGATCGTTTAATCCGCAGCACTTATGACTTACTTGGTCTTGCGACTTACTTTACTGCAGGTGTACAAGAAGTACGCGCTTGGACATTCCGTAAAGGCATGACAGCACCGCAATGTGCGGGTATTATTCATACAGACTTCGAACGCGGCTTCATTCGTGCAGAAGTTACAAGCTTTAAAGACTATGTGGAAAATAATGGTGAGCATGGTGCTAAAGAAGCAGGTAAAATGCGCTTAGAAGGTAAAGATTATATCATGCAAGATGGCGACGTTGTACACTTCAGATTTAACGTGTAA
- a CDS encoding mechanosensitive ion channel family protein, with protein sequence MKTFWNTLNGVFDSLIEPFTKSETYADLLNKLIMILIYIIVAVIVIKILNKSIEQFFKLQNRSSHGRKRSVTLTALVQNVVRYVVWFIVLTTILGKFGISVTGLLAGAGVVGLAIGFGAQTIVKDIITGFFIIFENQFDVGDYVKINMNGTPITEGTVQTIGLRSTRIHAYTGELTVLPNSVMSEITNFSISNAKALVEVPIAMDEDVDKVEEKLNDFLATLHSNYYIFVSKPEILGIEDLTGNAYVLKVAAETTPNNAVPGSRILRKEIANFLNKEDIKSPTPVMMQYNGQFGQNDKS encoded by the coding sequence TTGAAAACGTTTTGGAATACTTTAAATGGGGTCTTCGATTCATTAATTGAACCTTTTACGAAGTCTGAAACATATGCAGATCTTTTGAACAAGTTGATTATGATATTAATTTATATCATTGTCGCGGTTATTGTTATAAAAATCTTAAATAAATCGATTGAACAATTTTTCAAATTACAAAATCGGAGTAGTCATGGCAGAAAACGTTCTGTGACACTGACTGCTTTAGTGCAAAACGTTGTCCGTTATGTTGTATGGTTCATCGTACTGACAACAATTTTAGGCAAATTCGGTATCAGTGTCACGGGTCTCTTAGCTGGTGCTGGCGTTGTCGGACTGGCAATCGGCTTTGGTGCTCAAACAATTGTTAAAGATATCATTACAGGTTTCTTTATTATCTTTGAAAATCAATTTGATGTCGGAGATTATGTTAAAATCAATATGAACGGAACTCCGATTACAGAGGGAACAGTTCAAACGATTGGTCTGCGTTCGACACGCATTCATGCCTATACTGGCGAACTGACAGTTTTACCTAATAGTGTGATGTCTGAGATTACCAATTTCTCAATTTCAAATGCAAAAGCATTGGTGGAAGTACCGATTGCTATGGATGAAGATGTAGATAAGGTTGAAGAGAAACTCAACGATTTCTTAGCAACATTGCATTCAAATTATTATATTTTTGTTTCTAAACCAGAAATCCTTGGTATTGAGGATTTAACGGGTAATGCCTATGTTTTAAAAGTGGCAGCTGAAACGACGCCGAATAATGCCGTCCCAGGATCTCGTATCTTGCGTAAAGAGATTGCGAACTTCTTGAATAAAGAAGATATCAAGTCTCCTACACCAGTTATGATGCAATATAACGGTCAATTCGGACAAAATGATAAATCATAA
- a CDS encoding Ig-like domain-containing protein, which yields MTKQQKKNNVFRPQSKNRYRIRKFNVGLASVLFGTFLIYANPANHAEAAETEAASSPQIEKVNQPSTATSENIDQASKNNQPETSENSQLQNQQPKANATDQPLIQNETQTTPENNVVTREAQPETPTSETTNTPNQNETQQPNYHASSPEAKAKPIEAIQGIKEQVYSKSVTVYPASTVAKTASEKRGINQARESLGLIVPQNKKLYIRQAKGSNEADLRVDLMTDDSKQIKNATISKNGAWNSISTGIDSAAFLRIPVGLNHNPIVEYYVEDDAGITLPTFRKEGDQQAFLDDWKKRDTPYGYVDGDKIAFLIPKIDLPRIEQFGVNPTSLSYKNLDDMINYYEDIIKHYDEWVGLNDDINSVHYNVPQKYFTIADKNGFGLAYYSSNLMGSNSPSMYGYLVKGWLALHEVGHGYDGIMVNDEDMNLMEVENNILANQYQTTVIGIDSGWLYEGHQESTQRNIHNRIIDSNGTFKFGNIGYRERLDFMTKMVRLTGIDGFTEMWKGIREEEAAADKLHNPFIQDVPRWINTYWLADQGVNGTAYFDLYNIDLSQVLKDKLASYDNSFAYPLAMLIQDKAELERIKQKLSLATEYELVKSSDLADTSIFSNAEITLNLNGQTLPDNVKVSLLENGKEVAQATVKDGKAVFPHIRAGVYQIAAPLSLENALPRSQYLIVKEAGNNTAVLDYPTYEGTQSNVEQRISLRGLSNREFAFVDYYPEKKMVKFVENSGQPHFYFNDEYAHVKIEKADGTVVLDESLVGSQKFSYKIQEFNLDYGDKIIVRHREPAARRKVVRKETNEDLVFPYASNETVTYTLTDKGFIINDETEADANRRYSTAITSDVDKIAADIKANPDRNYRTQLFHALQGTKHVNDAIKTELEGILQPLVEKYFVTEPIVNHIEKGAATITGEGQPESTIVVTFPNQISSTVEVDTEGKWKVDVPEGLTLEHNDVTLVKAIGELGSISNEVIGKVEDSISPEVPHINEIEAGANEIKGTSEPNSIVVITLPEGTTVEVETDNDGNWKLETNDKLSYGATIEAVAKDLVGNVSEKVSIIVKDTIPPTSPTVNLLKSTDTELTGTAEPNSKITIKLNDRIVAVETNVEGQWKYVLDETTQLKGDTVVIVAATDKAGNQSLNTEVTVENIIIPKPTEESIDNNQIEEDIWGLIDGKGNAEAIKNSNLDYEYNGAKTEETAGDCDIEEEEETSKVLTPLPEREDKPLDTPTTQTQDDENHEYHDTTANKVDNKKDNESSPVNTNNQYIQVDNQPLNSEGVVDVIVPITNNTEKTPKVAEEPEKTERTYKDKEEVTHIIQPLPYEKTTTDESEITMAPSNIVHKEETVLKAKLNKNAVDSTAFIINERIKSQQLHISNVVENDYSIYKPKKEAVVQSKLPMTGISNKEGISPLKGLVLISGLVLLGIAIKRKENEY from the coding sequence ATGACAAAACAACAAAAAAAGAATAACGTTTTTCGACCACAAAGTAAGAACCGATACCGCATTAGGAAGTTCAATGTAGGACTTGCATCTGTTCTCTTTGGAACATTTTTAATTTATGCAAATCCTGCAAATCATGCTGAAGCAGCTGAAACAGAAGCAGCTTCATCTCCTCAAATAGAAAAGGTCAATCAACCAAGTACTGCGACATCTGAAAACATCGACCAAGCATCTAAGAACAATCAACCTGAAACCTCGGAAAATTCTCAATTGCAGAACCAACAGCCAAAAGCAAATGCAACTGATCAACCACTTATTCAAAATGAAACCCAAACTACACCTGAAAACAATGTAGTGACACGAGAAGCACAACCTGAGACACCTACATCAGAAACTACGAATACCCCAAATCAAAATGAAACTCAACAACCAAATTATCATGCATCATCACCGGAAGCTAAAGCGAAACCTATAGAAGCTATTCAAGGTATTAAAGAACAAGTATATAGTAAATCTGTCACTGTATATCCAGCTTCAACCGTTGCTAAAACAGCAAGTGAAAAACGGGGCATTAATCAAGCTCGCGAAAGCCTTGGTTTAATCGTTCCGCAAAATAAAAAACTTTATATTCGCCAAGCAAAAGGAAGTAATGAAGCAGATTTGCGTGTAGATTTAATGACAGATGACAGTAAGCAAATTAAAAACGCAACAATATCTAAAAACGGTGCATGGAATTCGATTTCTACTGGTATCGACAGTGCTGCATTCTTGCGAATACCTGTGGGATTAAATCATAATCCGATTGTTGAATATTATGTAGAAGACGATGCAGGCATTACATTACCGACTTTCCGCAAAGAAGGAGACCAACAAGCTTTTCTTGATGATTGGAAAAAACGTGATACACCTTATGGCTATGTAGATGGAGATAAAATTGCATTTTTAATACCGAAAATCGATTTACCAAGAATTGAGCAATTCGGTGTAAATCCTACGAGTCTAAGTTATAAAAATTTAGATGATATGATTAATTATTATGAAGATATCATCAAGCATTATGATGAGTGGGTGGGACTGAATGATGACATCAATTCTGTGCATTATAATGTGCCGCAAAAGTATTTTACAATTGCTGATAAAAATGGATTCGGTTTAGCATATTACTCTTCTAATTTAATGGGATCAAACAGTCCTTCTATGTACGGCTATTTGGTAAAAGGATGGCTTGCATTGCATGAGGTAGGCCATGGATATGATGGCATTATGGTTAATGATGAAGATATGAATTTGATGGAAGTCGAAAATAATATTTTAGCAAACCAATATCAAACAACAGTGATAGGAATAGATAGCGGTTGGCTATATGAAGGACACCAAGAAAGTACACAACGTAATATTCATAACCGTATAATCGATTCAAACGGTACTTTTAAATTTGGCAATATCGGATATAGAGAACGTCTTGATTTTATGACTAAAATGGTAAGACTTACTGGTATAGATGGATTTACTGAGATGTGGAAAGGTATTAGAGAAGAAGAAGCAGCTGCTGATAAATTACACAACCCATTTATTCAAGATGTACCACGATGGATTAATACGTACTGGTTAGCTGATCAAGGTGTAAATGGCACAGCATATTTTGATTTGTATAATATCGATTTATCGCAAGTTTTGAAAGACAAGCTCGCTTCTTACGATAATAGTTTCGCTTATCCGCTTGCTATGTTGATTCAAGACAAAGCAGAATTAGAACGTATTAAGCAGAAGTTGAGTCTTGCTACTGAATATGAATTAGTAAAATCGTCTGATTTGGCAGATACATCTATTTTTTCAAATGCAGAAATCACTTTGAATTTAAACGGACAAACTTTACCGGATAATGTAAAGGTCAGCCTATTGGAAAATGGAAAAGAAGTAGCACAAGCGACAGTGAAAGACGGGAAGGCAGTCTTCCCTCATATAAGAGCAGGTGTTTATCAAATTGCTGCACCGTTATCACTAGAGAATGCATTGCCTCGAAGTCAATATTTAATTGTGAAAGAAGCGGGTAATAACACTGCAGTTTTAGACTACCCGACGTATGAAGGAACACAGTCGAATGTTGAACAAAGGATCTCTTTGAGAGGTTTGAGCAATAGAGAATTTGCTTTTGTTGATTATTATCCAGAAAAGAAAATGGTTAAATTTGTAGAAAACTCTGGTCAACCTCATTTCTATTTTAATGATGAATATGCACACGTAAAAATTGAAAAAGCAGATGGCACAGTCGTTTTAGATGAATCTTTAGTTGGTAGTCAAAAATTCTCTTACAAAATACAAGAATTCAACTTGGATTATGGTGATAAAATTATTGTTCGACATAGAGAACCTGCTGCGAGACGAAAAGTAGTTCGAAAAGAAACGAATGAAGATCTTGTATTTCCATATGCTAGCAATGAAACAGTAACATACACACTTACAGATAAAGGATTTATCATTAATGATGAAACAGAGGCTGATGCTAACAGAAGATATAGTACAGCTATTACTTCAGATGTAGATAAAATAGCAGCTGATATTAAAGCTAATCCTGATAGAAATTATAGAACACAACTTTTCCATGCCTTACAAGGTACAAAACATGTAAATGATGCTATAAAAACCGAATTAGAAGGTATTTTACAACCTTTAGTTGAAAAATACTTTGTGACAGAACCCATCGTGAATCACATTGAAAAAGGTGCTGCAACAATAACTGGTGAAGGACAGCCTGAAAGTACAATTGTTGTCACTTTTCCAAATCAAATTTCTTCAACGGTTGAGGTTGACACAGAAGGTAAATGGAAAGTCGATGTTCCTGAAGGATTAACTTTAGAACATAACGATGTTACGTTGGTTAAAGCGATAGGAGAATTAGGTTCTATAAGTAATGAAGTAATAGGGAAAGTTGAAGATAGTATTAGTCCTGAGGTACCGCATATCAATGAAATCGAAGCAGGTGCTAATGAAATTAAAGGGACAAGTGAACCCAATAGTATCGTTGTTATTACTCTGCCAGAAGGAACTACAGTTGAAGTAGAAACGGACAACGATGGGAACTGGAAATTGGAAACAAATGATAAATTAAGTTATGGAGCGACCATTGAAGCAGTGGCTAAAGACTTAGTAGGAAACGTTTCGGAAAAAGTAAGCATAATTGTAAAAGATACGATACCACCGACATCGCCTACTGTTAATCTGTTAAAATCCACTGATACTGAACTAACTGGGACAGCAGAACCAAACTCTAAAATTACAATTAAGTTAAATGATCGAATAGTCGCTGTTGAAACAAATGTAGAAGGACAATGGAAATACGTATTAGATGAAACCACCCAATTAAAAGGTGACACAGTCGTAATAGTTGCTGCTACAGATAAAGCTGGCAATCAATCTTTAAACACTGAAGTTACTGTTGAAAATATAATTATTCCAAAACCAACAGAAGAATCAATTGATAATAACCAAATAGAAGAAGATATCTGGGGATTGATCGACGGTAAAGGCAATGCTGAGGCTATAAAAAATAGTAATTTAGATTATGAGTATAATGGAGCAAAAACAGAAGAAACTGCAGGTGATTGTGACATTGAAGAGGAAGAAGAAACAAGTAAAGTGTTAACACCTTTGCCTGAAAGAGAAGATAAACCGCTAGATACACCAACTACTCAAACACAAGACGATGAAAATCATGAATATCATGACACAACCGCTAATAAAGTAGATAACAAAAAAGACAATGAATCGTCTCCAGTGAATACCAATAATCAATATATTCAAGTTGATAACCAACCTTTAAACAGTGAAGGTGTTGTCGATGTAATTGTTCCGATAACAAATAATACTGAAAAGACACCGAAAGTAGCAGAAGAACCAGAAAAAACGGAAAGAACTTATAAAGACAAAGAAGAAGTTACGCATATAATACAACCATTACCGTATGAAAAGACAACGACAGATGAATCTGAAATTACAATGGCACCATCTAATATTGTTCATAAGGAAGAAACTGTTTTGAAAGCAAAACTGAATAAGAATGCAGTTGATTCAACGGCGTTTATCATTAATGAAAGAATTAAAAGCCAACAATTACACATTTCGAATGTTGTAGAGAATGATTATTCTATTTACAAACCGAAAAAAGAAGCCGTCGTTCAATCAAAATTACCAATGACGGGTATTTCAAATAAGGAAGGCATAAGTCCTTTAAAAGGGTTAGTGTTGATTTCTGGTCTCGTGTTATTAGGGATTGCAATTAAACGTAAAGAAAACGAATATTAG
- a CDS encoding DUF951 domain-containing protein yields the protein MAIQYGLNDIVEMKKAHACGENRFKIIRMGADIRIKCEKCHRSIMMPRTEFNKKLKKVLVSNDAKKKENE from the coding sequence ATGGCAATTCAGTATGGTCTGAATGATATTGTGGAAATGAAAAAAGCACATGCGTGCGGTGAAAATCGTTTTAAAATTATTCGCATGGGTGCAGATATTAGAATTAAATGTGAAAAGTGCCATCGAAGTATTATGATGCCTCGTACAGAGTTCAATAAAAAATTAAAAAAAGTACTTGTATCAAATGATGCAAAAAAGAAGGAGAATGAATAA
- a CDS encoding dihydrofolate reductase family protein, with protein MTRPKIILHMSESINGNITGPYNKAAGSNLGKAYEYADEKINSKAMILGRKTIEENFTSKEMPNLPENPKSYSRNEDFIANTDLDHYVISIDPSGKAAWEQNYIKFRNRPKMHIIEVLSENVSDAYLEHLRNLNISYVFGGPNKKLDLKSVVSKLNQLFNLDKLTLSGGGGVNWSFFEQGLVDEISVIIAPVVDDHFNRPNLFDNNDKDKSDIIQKYKIHHVEQLDGDIVWLYYKI; from the coding sequence ATGACTAGACCTAAAATAATTTTGCATATGTCTGAATCAATCAACGGTAATATCACAGGCCCTTATAATAAAGCTGCAGGATCAAACTTAGGAAAAGCATATGAATATGCGGACGAAAAAATAAATTCAAAAGCAATGATATTAGGGCGCAAAACTATCGAAGAAAATTTTACAAGCAAAGAAATGCCTAACCTACCAGAAAATCCTAAATCCTATTCAAGAAATGAGGATTTTATCGCAAATACAGACTTAGATCATTATGTTATTTCTATTGACCCTTCTGGTAAAGCTGCTTGGGAACAAAATTACATCAAATTCCGTAATCGACCTAAAATGCATATTATCGAAGTACTTTCAGAAAATGTATCTGATGCCTATCTTGAACATTTAAGAAACCTAAATATTTCTTATGTTTTCGGAGGTCCAAACAAAAAATTAGATTTAAAATCTGTTGTTTCTAAATTAAATCAACTATTCAACTTAGATAAACTTACCTTATCAGGCGGTGGCGGAGTTAACTGGTCTTTCTTTGAACAAGGATTAGTTGATGAAATTAGTGTCATCATCGCTCCTGTAGTAGATGATCATTTTAACCGTCCAAATTTATTTGATAATAATGATAAAGATAAAAGTGATATCATCCAAAAATATAAAATTCACCATGTTGAACAATTGGACGGAGATATCGTATGGTTATACTACAAAATTTAA